CCACTATTTTCTAACCATTCAGTTATGAAAAAATATAAACCAACATCAGCGGGTCGTCGTGACGGCTCGGTGATCGAGTACAAGAAGAAGCTTTCTTCTACCAAGAGCAATCCGCTCAAGTCGCTCACCAAGGGTAAGCGAAGTACTGGTGGTCGTAACAGCGCTGGTCGCATTACTACTCACTACCGTGGGGCAGGTAACAAGCGAACCTTCCGCGAGATCGACTTCAAGTACAACAAGAAGGATGTTCCTGCTAAGGTAGAGACTATCGAGTACGATCCAAACCGTTCAGGTTTCATTGCGCTCGTATGTTACGCCGACGGTGAACGCAGGTACATTCTTGCACCTCGCAACCTCGAGGTAGGTGATGAGATCATTGTCTCAGAAAAGGCAAAGGTCAAGACAGGTAACCGTTTGCCACTTGCAGCTATCCCAGTTGGTACCTTCGTATACAACGTGGAGATCAACCCAGGAGCAGGTGCAAAGCTTGGCCGTTCTGCTGGTAACGCGATTGAAGTCGTTGCACAGGACAGCAAGCACACCACCCTCAAGATGCCATCAACTGAAATCCGTAAGGTGCTAAACACTGCATGGGCTTCAATCGGTGAGGTGTCAAACGAGGAATACCGTCTCGTGAGTATTGGTAAGGCAGGACGCGCACGTCACATGGGTCTTCGTCCGAAGAACCGTGGTGCGGCTCGTAACGCCGTAGACCACCCACACGGAGGTGGTGAAGGACGCTCACCGCGTGGTCATCGCCGACAGCGAACCAAGCAGGGTCGTCCAACCGGAAAGGGTCAGAAGACTCGTTCACCAAAGAAGTACTCAAACAAGCTTATTGTTTCTCGCCGCAAGCCAGGTCGCTTGATGCGGGGAAATAAGTAAAACTAAAAAACACCCATCTAGGGTGTTTTTTAGTTTTAGCACCTGAACTGTTTCAGGTGCGTACTTATTTCCCGGCCGGAGCTATGTCGGACGAAGCGAAGCGAGTACGACGAGCGGTGAAAAGTGACATTGAGTCACTTTTCACGGATCGCGAGTCCAGAAAATAACGACGAAGGAGTATATTTTCTGAGAACTTGTGATGTAACAAGTAGTCGTTAGAGATTCTATACAAAACAGCCGCGGGCCCATAGGGCCCGCGGCTGTTTTGTGCTCGTTCGCTGCCAAGTGTTCTATCTGATCAACTAAGCAAGGCTCAGGTGGTGTTTGCGGTAAATGATATGGCTGTAAGTGGGAGAATTGCACTGAATCTACTGCAGTACAGCTGTGTGTGGCGACAAATTCAGTCAGGGCGCCATTTAGTCCCTTTGCGAGTCCGAACACGGTAAACAGTAATAACAGAAAAAGAATGCGAATAAGTGATTTCATGCGACAAGGTGATCATGGTGTGGGACCGATCTGGTAAGTGGGAGGTATATAGAGTAACAAGAGGTTGTTTAAATCGTAATCAAATCACCGTTGATAACCACTATAAACATTGAGTGCGATACACAAAACGCTGCCGTCAATATCATCTGAAGCGGGGAGTGAGTGGTATCTGAATAATCTGATACAATAGTACTAACTACAAAGTAATTAGTTTTTTATGAACGCGTCAGTATCTTTTCGATCACTTCTTGTTTTTATCAGTGTGGCAGTCATTGCTACTTTCTTAGTACCGTTTG
Above is a window of Candidatus Nomurabacteria bacterium DNA encoding:
- the rplB gene encoding 50S ribosomal protein L2; amino-acid sequence: MKKYKPTSAGRRDGSVIEYKKKLSSTKSNPLKSLTKGKRSTGGRNSAGRITTHYRGAGNKRTFREIDFKYNKKDVPAKVETIEYDPNRSGFIALVCYADGERRYILAPRNLEVGDEIIVSEKAKVKTGNRLPLAAIPVGTFVYNVEINPGAGAKLGRSAGNAIEVVAQDSKHTTLKMPSTEIRKVLNTAWASIGEVSNEEYRLVSIGKAGRARHMGLRPKNRGAARNAVDHPHGGGEGRSPRGHRRQRTKQGRPTGKGQKTRSPKKYSNKLIVSRRKPGRLMRGNK